One stretch of Arachis hypogaea cultivar Tifrunner chromosome 20, arahy.Tifrunner.gnm2.J5K5, whole genome shotgun sequence DNA includes these proteins:
- the LOC112784112 gene encoding pathogenesis-related protein 1C-like translates to MKMVIIIRIIISFVSILLPLCIVAAVQEPPEEYLEIHNEARASVGVPPLKWDVKLAKKAQKYLNKLTQSCLKGKLQPIESRYYGQNVAWHMASDPFTGAKAVAGWVAEKKYYDHKSNSCIGGGDCDCYTQVVWRNTTHVGCARVKCDKCQKRCTLVLCLYSPPGNADGERPY, encoded by the coding sequence ATGAAGATGGTaattataataagaataataataagctTTGTAAGCATATTATTGCCATTGTGCATAGTAGCTGCGGTACAAGAGCCTCCAGAAGAGTATTTGGAAATCCATAATGAAGCACGAGCAAGCGTTGGGGTTCCTCCGCTGAAGTGGGATGTGAAATTAGCAAAAAAAGCTCAAAAGTATTTGAATAAACTCACCCAAAGTTGTCTCAAGGGGAAACTTCAGCCAATCGAAAGCCGTTACTACGGCCAGAATGTTGCGTGGCATATGGCATCCGATCCCTTTACGGGAGCAAAAGCGGTGGCGGGGTGGGTTGCCGAGAAAAAGTACTACGACCATAAATCCAATTCGTGCATTGGCGGTGGTGATTGTGACTGCTACACTCAGGTTGTTTGGAGAAACACTACTCATGTTGGGTGTGCTAGAGTTAAGTGCGATAAATGCCAAAAGAGATGCACCCTTGTTCTTTGTCTTTATAGTCCTCCAGGAAACGCTGATGGTGAACGTCCTTACTAG
- the LOC112785347 gene encoding pathogenesis-related protein PRB1-3-like, whose amino-acid sequence MKMVIIIISFVSILLPLCIVNAVQESPEEYLEIHNDARASVGVPPLKWDVKLAKEAQKHLNKLIQNCLKGKLQPIPSPYGQNALWNMASDPFTGAKAVAWWIAEKKYYDHKSNSCIGGNCKCYTQVVWRNTTHVGCASVKCDKCQMRCTRVVCLYSPSGNVDGVRPY is encoded by the coding sequence ATGAAgatggtaataataataataagctttGTAAGCATATTATTGCCATTGTGCATAGTAAATGCGGTACAAGAGTCTCCAGAAGAGTATTTGGAAATCCATAATGATGCACGAGCAAGCGTTGGGGTTCCTCCGCTGAAGTGGGATGTGAAATTAGCAAAAGAAGCTCAAAAGCATTTGAATAAACTCATCCAAAATTGTCTCAAGGGGAAACTTCAGCCAATCCCAAGCCCTTACGGCCAGAATGCTTTGTGGAATATGGCATCCGATCCCTTTACGGGAGCAAAAGCGGTGGCATGGTGGATTGCCGAGAAAAAGTACTACGACCATAAATCCAATTCGTGCATTGGTGGTAATTGTAAATGCTACACTCAGGTTGTTTGGAGAAACACTACTCATGTTGGGTGTGCTAGTGTTAAGTGCGATAAATGCCAAATGAGATGCACCCGTGTTGTTTGTCTTTATAGTCCTTCAGGAAACGTTGATGGTGTACGTCCTTActaa
- the LOC112786803 gene encoding probably inactive leucine-rich repeat receptor-like protein kinase At5g48380 produces MLSFVPIHIFLWSLLFCFFMIVYGAELGDINCLREINNSSDSSNQIWDFNFNINTIDLCSSFTGIECMNSGIDEEKVISLKLSNMGLEGQFPHCIENFSWLQNLNLSHNKLFGNIPPDISSKLPYLTSLDLSNNNFYGEIPKAIANLSYLNTLRLDGNQLKGTIPKELGFLPRITVFSVANNLLSGPVPVFVNNNVDVSLSYVNNSGLCGGTTLGSCDEESLFGKPFWYSFVIAFVCSATSVIVTFMDYTQPWKEFKKSSKKSNTIYPLRKELNNQKHTTNVAQLLPLALQEEGNKELCRLLERLIPRMSFMELCKATNYFSSNNIMGLGTTGIMYKAEVPNNCLIAVKRFYDSEKYKRQFLLETMIPGRHMHRNIASLLGFCIEKKERILVYSYISNGTLCHWLHNSQLEWPERIHIAIGIARGLSWLHKKCNIIHLNLSSECVLLDKNFEPKISNFGKAKFIMNQKNHARMRLFLVDEVIGVKGSFEKDIYDFGIILFELITGQKLSLSSDSYSTNYDDDIGVDNSSLRSYISNRLFTDPSDFYYATDKCITGKGFDDKIHGLLEVACKCVKPSMEQRLKMDYVYRTIAAMWKG; encoded by the exons ATGTTGAGTTTTGTTCCAATTCATATATTCTTGTGGTCATTATTGTTCTGTTTCTTCATGATTGTTTATGGAGCTGAATTAGGTGACATCAATTGCCTAAGAGAAATCAACAACTCATCGGACTCATCTAATCAAATATGGgatttcaatttcaatatcaaCACCATAGATTTGTGCTCATCATTCActggtattgaatgcatgaacagtgGTATTGATGAAGAAAAAGTAATAAGTCTCAAGCTTTCCAACATGGGGTTAGAAGGCCAATTTCCTCATTGCATTGAGAATTTCTCATGGCTGCAGAATCTGAACCTTTCACACAACAAGCTCTTTGGGAATATCCCACCTGATATTTCAAGTAAGCTTCCATATCTAACCTCACTTGACCTATCAAACAACAACTTTTATGGGGAAATCCCAAAGGCTATTGCAAACTTGTCTTACTTGAATACCCTTAGACTTGATGGTAACCAGTTAAAAGGAACAATCCCAAAAGAACTTGGCTTTCTTCCAAGGATCACAGTGTTCAGTGTTGCAAACAATTTGTTATCAGGGCCAGTGCCTGTGTTTGTGAACAATAATGTTGATGTTAGCTTGAGCTATGTCAATAATAGTGGACTCTGTGGGGGAACAACATTGGGAAGTTGTGATGAAGAGAGCTTATTTGGTAAACCCTTTTGGTATAGTTTTGTTATTGCTTTTGTTTGTTCAGCAACTTCTGTCATAGTAACTTTCATGGACTATACTCAACCTTGGAAAGAATTCAAAAAGAGTAGTAAGAAGAGTAACACCATATATCCCTTGAGAAAAGAACTGAACAATCAAAAGCATACCACTAATGTAGCTCAATTGCTTCCACTGGCTTTGCAAGAGGAAGGAAATAAAGAG CTCTGTAGATTGTTGGAGAGATTGATACCAAGAATGAGCTTCATGGAGCTTTGCAAAGCAACTAACTACTTTAGCTCAAACAACATCATGGGGTTAGGAACAACAGGGATAATGTACAAGGCAGAGGTACCAAATAACTGTCTGATAGCAGTTAAGAGATTCTATGATTCTGAAAAGTACAAGAGACAATTCTTGCTTGAAACAATGATTCCAGGGAGACACATGCACCGAAACATAGCCTCTCTGCTTGGATTCTGCATAGAGAAGAAGGAGAGGATACTAGTCTACAGCTACATCTCAAATGGAACATTATGTCACTGGTTACATAATTCTCAATTGGAATGGCCTGAGAGGATTCACATTGCAATTGGGATAGCAAGGGGATTATCTTGGCTTCACAAAAAGTGCAACATCATACACCTCAATCTATCTTCTGAATGTGTCTTGCTAGACAAGAATTTCGAGCCAAAAATTTCGAATTTCGGCAAAGCAAAGTTCATCATGAACCAAAAGAATCATGCAAGGATGAGACTGTTTCTGGTTGATGAAGTCATTGGGGTGAAGGGTTCTTTTGAGAAGGATATCTATGACTTTGGAATAATCCTTTTTGAGCTTATAACAGGACAAAAATTAAGCCTAAGTAGTGATTCTTATTCTACTAATTATGATGATGACATTGGTGTTGATAATAGCTCTTTGAGGAGCTATATTAGCAATAGGTTGTTCACTGATCCTAGTGATTTTTATTATGCCACTGATAAATGCATAACTGGGAAAGGGTTTGatgataaaattcatggcctccTAGAAGTTGCATGCAAATGTGTTAAACCTTCTATGGAACAGAGGCTGAAGATGGATTATGTGTATAGAACTATTGCAGCCATGTGGAAAGGTTGA
- the LOC140182918 gene encoding uncharacterized protein, which yields MCVDFRNLNKAFPKDAYHLPCIDKLVDNASGYYVLSFLDAYSGYNQILMHPKDQDKTAFITEMGNYCYKVMPFGLKNVGATYQRLMDKVFNKQIGRNLEVYIDDMVIKTKQPKDHGKDIEEIFTQLRKHNMRLNPKKCAFGVRGGKFLASSILVTETGGQQHLVYFVSKILQNAELRYKPMEKLAYTLIVTARRLRHYFQSNPIVVRTSQPIRQVLLRPETSGRLTKWSIELSEFDISYEPRTAMKAQFLADFVVELAEQTKEDHAWELYVDGASNSEGSGAGVLLTNKQDLQTEQSIRFTFKATNNQAEYEALLAGLRLAQSLNITYLQVYCDSQLIVQQVTWQFQENDWRTSYKRYLQTGDILEGLKDMKTFKRRAASYTLIGHNLYKRGFSQPLLRCVDKEEADIIMDEVHEGVCGNHIGGMILASKITRAGGTPTKNGLAEAANKVILQALKKKVGEAKGEWAKLIPELLWGYNTTRQTTTQESPVRLVYGSHAMIPVEIAINSPRAENISSDNNNIRRAELDVIEEVRDKAKLQQKGMQEIIKRKYNRRVQPRTFVEHDLVLRRTEEARKPPTHRKLAATWEGPYRIHHVLGKGAYSLQTLEGDDVPGIWNISSLRNYFV from the exons atgtgcgtcgacttcaGAAACCTAAATAAGGCATTCCCCAAAGATGCATACCATCTCCCCTGCATTGACAAACTAGTAGATAATGCATCAGGATACTATGTTTTGAGTTTCTTAGAtgcatattcaggatacaatcaaatcctaaTGCACCCCAAAGATCAGGATAAAACAGCATTTATCACTGAAATGGGGAACTATTGTTATAAAGTAATGCCTTTTGGACTAAAGAACGTAGGTGCCACCTACCAGCGACTTATGGACAAAGTTTTCAACAAACAAATAGGACGGAATCTTGAGGTATACATCGACGACATGGTCATAAAAACAAAACAACCCAAAGATCATGGAAAAGATATTGAAGAAATCTTTACACAACTAAGGAAGCATAATATGCGACTAAATCCCAAAAAATGCGCATTCGGGGTAAGGGGAGGAAAATTCCTCG CAAGCTCGATCCTAGTCACAGAAACAGGAGGACAGCAACACCTGGTCTACTTTGTCAGCAAAATATTGCAAAACGCCGAGCTACGATACAAACCAATGGAAAAGCTAGCATACACACTGATAGTTACAGCACGACGGTTGCGACACTACTTCCAAAGCAACCCAATCGTGGTCAGGACTAGCCAACCAATACGACAAGTTTTGTTAAGACCCGAGACATCTGGACGATTGACAAAATGGTCAATCGAACTATCAGAATTTGACATATCCTACGAACCAAGGACGGCTATGAAAGCACAGTTTTTGGCCGACTTTGTGGTTGAACTAGCCGAACAAACAAAGGAAGATCACGCGTGGGAACTATACGTGGATGGCGCTTCAAATTCAGAAGGATCTGGAGCAGGTGTACTGCTCACGAACAAACAAGACCTCCAAACCGAACAATCAATTCGGTTCACGTTCAAGGCAACCAATAATCAAGCCGAGTATGAAGCATTGCTCGCCGGGCTTAGACTAGCACAATCCCTCAACATTACCTACCTTCAAGTATACTGCGACTCACAGCTAATCGTGCAACAGGTAACGTGGCAGTTCCAG GAAAACGACTGGAGAACATCATACAAACGATACCTACAAACTGGGGACATTCTGGAAGGATTGAAAGACATGAAGACATTCAAGAGGAGAGCAGCATCCTACACCCTAATCGGACACAATCTATACAAGAGAGGGTTCTCCCAACCCCTGCTACGCTGCGTGGACAAAGAAGAAGCCGACATCATCATGGACGAGGTTCACGAAGGAGTATGCGGCAACCACATAGGAGGAATGATCTTAGCATCCAAAATAACTAGAGCCGG TGGAACACCCACAAAAAATGGGCTTGCGGAGGCTGCAAACAAAGTCATCCTCCAAGCGCTAAAGAAAAAGGTCGGCGAGGCCAAAGGAGAATGGGCCAAGCTAATACCAGAGCTCCTATGGGGGTACAACACCACAAGACAAACAACTACACAAGAATCCCCCGTCAGATTGGTTTATGGCTCTCACGCCATGATACCAGTTGAGATCGCTATAAACTCACCAAGAGCCGAGAATATCTCATCCGACAACAACAACATAAGGCGAGCAGAGCTAGATGTAATAGAAGAAGTTCGAGACAAAGCGAAGCTACAACAAAAAGGAATGCAAGAAATAATCAAACGAAAATACAATAGACGAGTGCAACCCAGAACATTCGTCGAGCATGACCTAGTACTCAGACGAACAGAAGAGGCCAGGAAACCACCTACACACAGAAAGCTCGCCGCAACTTGGGAAGGTCCATACCGAATTCACCATGTCCTTGGCAAAGGTGCATACTCATTACAAACATTAGAGGGGGACGACGTCCCTGGAATCTGGAATATCTCATCTTTAAGAAACTACTTTGTGTAA